The following are from one region of the Paenibacillus sabinae T27 genome:
- a CDS encoding family 16 glycoside hydrolase: protein MKAVTLRKLLLLPLMAALLFGPVGLMPADRASAAGTTYYVDAAAGSDTNGGTSTDSPWKSLAKVNSVVFDPGDRILLKAGSVWNDTYLDLKGSGVEGSPIVVDRYGTGPKPLINFGNTAVGGEGFGVRLRNVSYWEINNLEITSGQYATDMRRSGILVVGEGAGAGAFKHIYIKGNDIHDVFGTDRRTGGINFHARGGNTDPESTWDDVLIEDNTVINVADTGIQVMTDAFANTSWAHKFDAFTHLIIRGNYVEKIHRDGILVRASVSPLIEYNTTNKIGVSCDVNTSVVNYLDNISFVAAQWAYYTTGAVFQHNEAFNTRVLQGDGQAWDFDIKVSDSIYQYNFSHHNEGGALLVMDSTNNNIFRYNISQNDYDAFGTFHLRPGGGNLYVYNNVIYRDNGITTPLTKSSTSGMAYYSNNIFYNAAGGTYTNSSFIKYNHNLFYGANSNVPNDPGKVVADPQFQSGGGASGIDTASAYKLAEGSPAINSGAVVGGNGSIDFFGNPLYSGAPDIGVYEAPGTGGPPAALFEDNFEDGAADGWATVGGSWSVGTEESLAFAQNGLYGEAIAYTGEASWTDYTLEADVKVKKLGGNGGILFRYQDANNFYMFRLNDTGSTADLYKKTGGSLQMLASVPVTVNPNQVYRLKATVQGASITGSVDGTDLISWTGSGAELAAGKIGMRVHSGMASFDNVRVTE from the coding sequence ATGAAAGCGGTTACTTTGAGAAAATTATTACTGCTTCCGCTTATGGCCGCATTGTTATTCGGTCCGGTCGGCCTTATGCCGGCGGACCGGGCGTCGGCTGCGGGCACGACATATTATGTGGATGCGGCGGCAGGAAGCGACACGAACGGCGGCACAAGCACGGACAGTCCCTGGAAGTCGCTGGCCAAGGTCAACTCGGTCGTATTCGATCCCGGTGACCGGATTCTGCTTAAAGCCGGTTCGGTCTGGAACGATACCTATCTGGACCTGAAGGGCTCGGGCGTGGAAGGCAGCCCGATCGTGGTCGACCGGTACGGAACAGGCCCCAAACCGCTGATTAACTTTGGCAATACGGCGGTAGGCGGCGAAGGCTTCGGCGTCCGGCTGAGGAATGTGTCGTACTGGGAAATCAACAATCTGGAAATTACGAGCGGGCAGTACGCGACCGATATGCGCCGAAGCGGCATTCTTGTCGTCGGCGAAGGCGCGGGCGCCGGCGCGTTCAAGCATATTTATATTAAAGGCAACGACATTCATGACGTATTTGGCACCGACCGGAGGACCGGCGGCATCAATTTTCACGCGCGCGGCGGCAATACCGATCCCGAGAGCACTTGGGACGACGTGCTGATCGAGGACAATACGGTAATCAACGTAGCGGACACCGGCATTCAGGTGATGACGGACGCTTTTGCCAACACTTCCTGGGCCCATAAGTTCGATGCTTTCACCCATTTGATTATTCGCGGCAACTATGTGGAGAAAATTCACCGGGACGGTATCCTGGTCCGCGCTAGCGTCTCGCCCCTGATTGAATACAACACGACGAACAAGATCGGCGTCAGCTGTGACGTGAACACGTCGGTGGTCAATTATCTCGATAACATCAGTTTTGTCGCCGCCCAGTGGGCTTATTACACGACCGGAGCCGTCTTCCAGCACAACGAAGCGTTCAATACCCGGGTGCTGCAGGGAGACGGTCAGGCATGGGACTTCGACATCAAGGTGAGTGACAGCATTTATCAGTATAACTTCAGCCATCACAATGAAGGCGGAGCCCTGCTCGTTATGGACAGCACGAACAATAATATTTTCCGCTACAATATCAGCCAGAATGACTACGACGCCTTCGGCACGTTTCATTTAAGACCAGGCGGCGGCAATTTGTACGTCTATAACAACGTCATTTACCGCGACAACGGAATTACGACGCCTTTGACCAAATCAAGCACGAGCGGGATGGCGTATTACAGCAACAATATTTTCTATAATGCCGCCGGGGGAACGTATACGAACAGCAGCTTTATAAAATACAACCATAACCTGTTCTACGGAGCCAACTCGAACGTCCCGAATGATCCCGGCAAGGTTGTCGCTGATCCGCAGTTTCAAAGCGGCGGCGGCGCGTCCGGCATCGACACCGCATCGGCGTATAAACTGGCTGAAGGCTCGCCGGCCATCAATTCCGGCGCCGTCGTGGGGGGCAACGGCAGCATCGACTTCTTCGGCAATCCGCTGTACAGCGGGGCGCCGGACATCGGCGTATACGAAGCCCCTGGGACGGGGGGGCCTCCGGCTGCGCTGTTCGAAGACAATTTCGAGGACGGAGCGGCGGACGGCTGGGCCACGGTCGGAGGAAGCTGGAGCGTCGGAACAGAGGAGTCGCTGGCCTTTGCCCAGAACGGCCTGTATGGGGAAGCGATCGCGTACACCGGCGAAGCCTCCTGGACCGATTACACCCTTGAAGCGGATGTGAAGGTGAAGAAACTCGGAGGCAATGGCGGTATCCTGTTTCGCTATCAGGATGCGAATAATTTTTATATGTTCCGGCTGAACGATACGGGCAGCACCGCCGATCTGTACAAGAAGACGGGAGGCAGTCTCCAAATGCTGGCCAGTGTACCGGTAACGGTAAATCCGAATCAGGTATACAGGCTGAAGGCGACGGTTCAAGGTGCGTCCATTACCGGGTCCGTCGACGGTACGGATCTGATCTCCTGGACCGGCAGCGGAGCCGAACTCGCTGCGGGCAAAATCGGTATGCGCGTGCACTCCGGCATGGCGTCGTTCGACAATGTGCGGGTGACCGAATAG
- a CDS encoding LacI family DNA-binding transcriptional regulator yields the protein MGCVTIVNIRDIAKAAGVSVSTVSKALNGYSDVKSKTREMILDVAREMDYLPNVMARGLITKKSNTIGIFFGDRQNSGFDNPFFSELIRSIKDVAGAEGYDILIFANQKRTTSSYKTICYEKGVDGVILILTGDQRTDENIRELHESLPTVYIDSVSYQYTNVNFVETENVNASFQAVEHLIQLGHTRILKMAGDQVAKASYDRIEGYKQALNKYGHKVDSDLILYGEFSRDKAYQLTKRFFSKDSGVTAVFASSDIMAFGIIDALKDLGFKVPEDIAVIGFDDIDESKDYQPPLTTVHQQRFTMGETAAKMLLQLIDSQDGITRHATIPARLVIRESSGTKREG from the coding sequence GTGGGGTGCGTTACTATAGTTAACATAAGAGATATCGCCAAAGCGGCTGGAGTTTCCGTATCCACCGTCTCCAAAGCATTGAACGGCTATTCGGATGTAAAAAGCAAGACAAGGGAGATGATCCTCGATGTGGCCAGGGAAATGGATTATTTGCCCAATGTAATGGCTAGAGGGCTCATCACGAAGAAGTCGAATACGATTGGCATCTTTTTCGGGGATCGGCAAAACTCGGGGTTCGACAATCCGTTCTTCAGCGAACTGATCCGCTCGATCAAGGATGTGGCCGGGGCGGAGGGATATGATATTCTCATCTTTGCCAATCAGAAGCGAACTACGTCCAGCTATAAGACCATATGCTATGAAAAAGGTGTCGACGGCGTCATCCTGATTCTCACCGGCGACCAGCGTACGGATGAGAACATCCGGGAACTGCATGAGAGTCTGCCGACCGTTTATATAGACAGCGTATCCTATCAATACACCAATGTTAACTTCGTTGAAACGGAAAATGTGAATGCCTCGTTCCAGGCGGTGGAGCATCTGATTCAACTGGGTCATACGAGAATTTTGAAGATGGCGGGAGACCAGGTTGCCAAGGCGTCGTACGACCGGATCGAAGGCTACAAGCAGGCACTGAATAAGTATGGGCATAAAGTAGATAGCGATTTGATTCTGTACGGAGAGTTCTCCCGGGACAAAGCCTATCAGTTAACCAAACGTTTCTTCTCAAAAGACAGCGGGGTCACAGCCGTATTCGCATCCAGCGATATAATGGCTTTCGGAATCATCGATGCTCTGAAGGACTTAGGCTTCAAGGTTCCTGAAGATATTGCTGTCATCGGCTTTGACGATATCGACGAATCCAAAGACTATCAGCCTCCATTAACAACCGTCCACCAACAGCGTTTTACAATGGGGGAGACGGCGGCAAAAATGCTTCTTCAGCTGATCGACAGCCAGGACGGAATTACCCGGCATGCCACGATTCCAGCGAGACTTGTGATCAGAGAAAGCAGCGGAACGAAACGAGAGGGCTAA
- a CDS encoding extracellular solute-binding protein codes for MQKMKVLVLVFVMAVMTILAGCGAKSSDSGASQNTQGGDSAAASSTEPTELTVINQDRWAPYVEKAVKIWNEQHPDKQVKLNQLVLGYPQLRQKITTAAAAGQAPDFSLIDSVWVAEFADAGYLKPLDSIDPDWVENDFKKDFYPVFVNGDSYEGKPYAIRSQTDMALIWFRKDWFSQEGIQPPKTWDELMAAAKHFSQKDVQAKYGNSQGIAFPGGMKAGETTTSLLMPFFWSSGADVFKDGKVVLNSPESKAAVQFLTDLVGEKASTKEVISYEWDRATKLLATGKVALSVGGSYEYAMIKNTTGWSDAEMKEKLGFVPIPAGGSGKVATSAGGMDYVIYEQAKQPELAMEILKIVTGPELMKEFVVDTAQNSPRISVTEGLDKDKDWFLAETGKFLYDANVRPVIPEYAKVSEQIQKMIESSVSGKTPADQAVTEAAKAISDVTGLPQQ; via the coding sequence ATGCAAAAAATGAAAGTATTGGTGCTGGTTTTCGTAATGGCAGTCATGACGATCTTGGCGGGATGTGGAGCAAAAAGCTCCGATTCCGGCGCTTCCCAGAATACGCAGGGGGGAGATAGCGCAGCGGCATCTTCAACTGAACCGACTGAATTAACCGTCATTAATCAGGACCGCTGGGCTCCTTATGTGGAAAAGGCGGTGAAAATCTGGAACGAACAACATCCTGATAAGCAAGTGAAGCTCAATCAGCTTGTCCTCGGCTACCCGCAATTGCGTCAAAAGATTACAACCGCAGCTGCAGCCGGACAAGCTCCCGACTTCTCTCTGATCGACTCGGTATGGGTGGCGGAGTTTGCGGACGCCGGGTACCTTAAACCGCTTGATTCGATCGATCCCGACTGGGTTGAAAATGATTTTAAGAAAGACTTCTATCCTGTATTCGTCAATGGGGACTCCTATGAAGGAAAACCTTATGCCATCCGTTCGCAAACGGATATGGCTCTAATCTGGTTCCGCAAGGATTGGTTCAGCCAGGAGGGCATTCAGCCGCCGAAGACCTGGGATGAATTGATGGCTGCAGCGAAGCATTTTTCGCAAAAGGACGTTCAGGCCAAATACGGAAACTCTCAAGGCATTGCGTTTCCTGGGGGGATGAAAGCCGGAGAAACGACGACTAGTCTGTTAATGCCCTTCTTCTGGTCCAGCGGCGCGGATGTCTTCAAGGACGGGAAAGTGGTATTAAACAGTCCGGAGTCGAAGGCGGCGGTCCAATTCCTGACTGATCTTGTGGGTGAAAAGGCGTCCACCAAGGAAGTGATTTCCTATGAATGGGATCGGGCGACGAAGTTGCTGGCAACGGGAAAAGTGGCTTTGTCCGTAGGGGGCAGCTACGAATATGCGATGATCAAGAACACGACCGGCTGGAGCGATGCCGAAATGAAAGAAAAGCTTGGTTTCGTGCCTATTCCGGCCGGCGGCAGCGGGAAAGTCGCCACATCTGCCGGCGGGATGGACTATGTCATCTATGAACAGGCCAAGCAGCCGGAACTCGCCATGGAGATTTTGAAAATTGTAACCGGCCCTGAACTGATGAAGGAGTTCGTAGTGGACACGGCACAGAATTCTCCGCGGATTTCGGTAACCGAAGGTCTGGACAAAGACAAGGACTGGTTCCTCGCTGAAACGGGCAAGTTCCTGTATGACGCGAATGTCCGTCCGGTTATTCCGGAATATGCCAAGGTATCTGAACAAATCCAGAAGATGATCGAGAGCTCAGTATCCGGCAAAACGCCTGCCGATCAGGCGGTAACGGAAGCGGCTAAGGCGATCAGCGATGTTACAGGACTTCCTCAGCAATAA
- a CDS encoding carbohydrate ABC transporter permease yields MGQSLITAIRDNTGSSRSRFNKKWAKTIPFLLMFPALAVMGLFALFPVINAFRLSLFDKQLLNPGETFVGLDHYSQLFANGEFINALKVSVIYVAGSVALQFLVGLALAALLSAQGVKGKRFFRTAFIVPYTLSELVVSLIWLQMLDTEFGIINYFATLLGADPQNWLFDFALPAVIVANVWWGSTFSLLMLESAMQGIPKELYEAAEVDGCTSWGKFIHITLPSIRYVSLLNMIMITLYTINSFGIIFVLTAGGPLGSTDVIGMFMWRSAFQFMDLGLGATISTLIFVVNILITLVYIRLFGLNTLKEGA; encoded by the coding sequence GTGGGACAGTCGCTGATCACAGCGATCCGGGATAACACCGGTTCATCTAGATCCAGATTCAACAAGAAATGGGCCAAAACCATCCCCTTCTTGCTGATGTTTCCCGCGCTTGCGGTGATGGGACTTTTCGCTCTGTTTCCGGTCATCAACGCATTTCGGCTCAGTTTATTTGATAAGCAGCTTCTGAATCCGGGGGAGACGTTCGTCGGGCTGGATCATTATTCACAGCTGTTTGCAAACGGAGAATTTATCAATGCCTTGAAGGTTTCCGTCATCTATGTGGCCGGCTCGGTCGCGCTGCAATTTCTTGTGGGGCTTGCGCTGGCTGCTCTGCTCTCCGCTCAGGGCGTCAAGGGAAAAAGATTTTTCCGGACCGCGTTTATTGTTCCCTATACGCTTTCCGAATTGGTTGTGTCGCTAATCTGGCTGCAGATGCTGGACACCGAGTTCGGGATTATCAATTATTTCGCCACTCTGCTCGGCGCTGATCCGCAGAACTGGCTCTTTGACTTCGCGCTCCCCGCCGTTATTGTAGCGAATGTCTGGTGGGGAAGCACTTTCTCCCTGCTGATGCTGGAATCGGCGATGCAGGGTATTCCCAAGGAACTTTATGAAGCGGCGGAAGTGGACGGTTGTACATCCTGGGGCAAATTTATTCATATCACGCTTCCATCCATACGCTATGTGTCGCTTTTGAACATGATCATGATTACCTTGTACACCATTAACTCCTTCGGCATTATCTTTGTCCTTACGGCGGGCGGACCGCTTGGAAGTACGGACGTGATCGGAATGTTTATGTGGCGCAGCGCATTCCAATTCATGGACCTCGGGCTGGGTGCAACCATTTCGACCTTGATCTTTGTTGTCAATATTCTGATTACTCTGGTATATATCCGGTTGTTCGGCTTGAACACGCTGAAGGAAGGTGCGTAA
- a CDS encoding carbohydrate ABC transporter permease, with amino-acid sequence MTNRKKSLGIYILMSAAAIVIAFPVLWMFVMSVKPADELYRFPPTILPDKWEFANYTKALFEAGIDNGLINSLILAVGTLALSVTLSFPAAYALAKYEFKGKTILLLAILATQLIPGMAAIVPLFDILQRMHLVNTYSGLILIYTARTLPLNIWILKGFFQSIPNELIESSMVDGSSKIASLYRVALPLALPGIGAAAMFTFMQTWIDFILPLTMLFNEDKFPFSVMLYKFVGDPIMGTNYGVLFAAAALGTIPTLLIFALLQRFFVQGLTAGGVKG; translated from the coding sequence ATGACAAACCGAAAGAAATCACTCGGAATCTATATCTTGATGAGTGCTGCGGCAATCGTCATTGCCTTTCCTGTTCTTTGGATGTTCGTCATGTCTGTGAAGCCGGCCGATGAGTTGTACCGGTTTCCTCCCACGATTTTGCCGGACAAATGGGAATTTGCCAACTATACCAAAGCGTTGTTTGAAGCGGGTATCGATAATGGATTGATCAACAGCCTGATTCTGGCCGTAGGTACGCTGGCACTAAGCGTCACATTGAGCTTTCCGGCTGCTTACGCACTCGCGAAATATGAATTTAAAGGGAAGACGATTCTTCTGCTGGCCATCTTGGCCACCCAACTGATTCCCGGTATGGCGGCGATTGTGCCTTTGTTTGATATTTTGCAGCGAATGCATCTGGTGAATACTTACAGCGGTTTGATTCTCATTTACACTGCAAGAACGCTGCCCCTTAACATTTGGATTTTAAAAGGTTTTTTCCAGTCCATTCCGAACGAATTAATCGAATCTTCGATGGTGGATGGCAGCTCGAAAATCGCTTCCCTCTATCGCGTCGCACTGCCGCTGGCTCTGCCTGGCATCGGGGCCGCTGCCATGTTTACGTTTATGCAGACCTGGATCGACTTCATCCTGCCGCTAACGATGCTGTTTAATGAGGACAAGTTTCCTTTCAGCGTTATGCTGTACAAGTTTGTCGGCGATCCGATCATGGGGACCAATTACGGCGTCCTGTTCGCCGCTGCCGCTCTCGGCACTATACCGACTTTACTGATCTTTGCTCTGCTTCAGCGCTTCTTCGTTCAGGGGCTTACAGCCGGAGGCGTTAAAGGCTAA
- a CDS encoding carbon-nitrogen hydrolase family protein, which translates to MTELTIAIAQMDSKILDKEYNLQKAEALLDQTEGKADVICYPELFTTGYNFDLIGDAFYELAETIPGPTVERLANKARTYGTAIIGTIVEKDGNQEGVLYDTTFVINEKGEYIGKYRKAHLYPTEHQYFRSGSDFPIFEICGVKTGIAICYDHAFGEMFRVLALKGAQVIFIPSVIPKDFEYLLDLRTRARAQDNQIFTVAVNRVGSEAGIVYCGNSKIVNPRGDVICEAGDEEEVATATIDLCEIARERKQEMSLRSRRPELYGILAQQA; encoded by the coding sequence ATGACGGAGCTGACAATCGCGATTGCACAGATGGACAGCAAAATTTTGGATAAGGAATATAATCTGCAAAAAGCAGAGGCCTTATTGGATCAAACAGAGGGCAAAGCGGACGTTATTTGTTACCCGGAGCTGTTTACGACCGGCTACAATTTCGATTTGATCGGAGATGCCTTTTACGAGTTGGCGGAAACGATCCCGGGTCCGACCGTCGAACGGTTGGCGAACAAAGCCCGCACCTATGGAACAGCCATTATCGGAACGATTGTGGAAAAGGATGGGAACCAGGAAGGCGTGCTCTATGATACAACGTTTGTCATCAATGAAAAGGGCGAATATATCGGGAAGTATCGAAAAGCGCATCTGTATCCGACAGAGCATCAATATTTCCGCAGCGGTTCGGATTTTCCCATATTTGAGATTTGCGGGGTAAAAACAGGCATTGCCATCTGCTATGATCATGCATTCGGAGAAATGTTCCGGGTGTTGGCCTTGAAAGGAGCCCAGGTTATCTTTATCCCTTCGGTCATCCCAAAAGACTTCGAATACCTGCTGGATTTGCGAACGAGAGCCCGTGCCCAGGACAATCAAATCTTCACGGTAGCCGTTAACCGGGTAGGCTCTGAAGCAGGTATTGTCTATTGCGGAAACAGCAAGATCGTCAATCCACGGGGCGACGTGATTTGCGAAGCCGGCGATGAGGAAGAAGTAGCGACAGCCACGATCGATCTTTGCGAAATCGCAAGAGAGCGGAAGCAGGAGATGAGCCTCCGCAGCAGAAGACCGGAACTGTATGGAATATTGGCGCAGCAGGCCTAA
- a CDS encoding glycoside hydrolase family 125 protein, producing MEINALYIPIHHDGMSGLIQQLTVTNYGDKPESVPLAVGGTFSLHRCSYGQLTEGGPIPIQQADLAVTAANNRLTISNVNLPAEASLFFFNGADPLELRPMEVTTNRPVTYIHDAELIVDNGESRELTMLCRISEEADKPVAFSFEELQTWKKRAWEETPRLKRDGLLGSEKQIIHRNIDYILSCCSVPVDEEAVCIITDHQLLPLSWNRDSYYMMRLLLDSEQHAHGLYEEPYVPAFKNQVQRTVKGHLLWMFERALRPHRYWGRAYLTNGFCKDDVFQLDQQCYPLLQLCEYYDRFRDRQTIERLLPKIHEILDMIMEYKDRERWLFQTGETPADDEVAYPYHFSSQVLVWHTLTSLAKLNETFSFTELELLEMARLVKHDILDCFVAPHGNGELFAYLTDLKGSFQLYHDANDLPTVYAPIWGFCNSNDPRWMNTMEFAFSKENKGGFYEGEYGGLGSVHTPHPWPLGDGQELLYSLQIGDEQRHQKVRSKLAEIVQWDGLLPEAVNGHTGKVESRHWFSWPGAFISSVLLRSM from the coding sequence ATGGAGATCAATGCTTTGTATATCCCGATTCATCATGACGGGATGAGCGGCTTGATCCAACAGCTTACGGTCACCAATTATGGAGATAAACCGGAGTCCGTTCCTTTGGCGGTGGGCGGCACCTTCAGCCTTCACCGGTGCAGCTACGGACAATTGACGGAAGGCGGTCCGATCCCGATTCAGCAGGCCGATCTTGCTGTTACTGCCGCTAACAACCGTCTAACCATTAGTAATGTGAATCTGCCGGCCGAGGCGAGCCTGTTCTTTTTTAACGGGGCAGACCCGCTGGAATTGCGGCCGATGGAGGTAACAACGAACCGCCCGGTAACCTATATACACGATGCTGAGTTGATAGTAGACAACGGGGAGAGCCGCGAGCTTACGATGCTTTGCCGGATATCAGAGGAAGCAGACAAGCCGGTAGCTTTTAGCTTTGAGGAGCTTCAAACTTGGAAAAAGAGGGCATGGGAAGAGACGCCGAGGCTGAAAAGAGACGGTCTATTGGGTTCGGAAAAGCAGATCATTCACAGGAACATCGACTACATCCTGTCCTGCTGCTCCGTCCCGGTCGATGAAGAGGCTGTGTGCATCATTACCGATCATCAGCTTCTGCCTCTGTCGTGGAATCGGGATTCCTATTATATGATGCGGCTGCTGCTTGATTCGGAACAGCACGCACACGGGCTGTATGAGGAGCCTTACGTTCCCGCATTCAAAAATCAGGTGCAGCGAACCGTCAAGGGCCATCTATTGTGGATGTTCGAAAGGGCTCTTCGTCCGCATCGTTACTGGGGCCGTGCCTACCTGACTAACGGATTTTGCAAGGATGATGTCTTCCAACTGGATCAACAGTGTTATCCGCTGCTGCAGCTGTGTGAATATTACGACAGGTTCCGGGATCGCCAGACGATTGAAAGACTTCTGCCCAAGATTCACGAAATACTGGATATGATCATGGAATACAAGGATAGGGAACGATGGCTTTTTCAAACGGGTGAAACTCCGGCGGACGATGAAGTCGCTTACCCTTATCATTTTTCAAGCCAGGTGTTGGTATGGCATACGCTGACATCGCTGGCAAAGCTGAATGAAACCTTTTCTTTTACGGAACTCGAATTGTTGGAAATGGCCCGGCTCGTCAAACACGATATCCTGGATTGCTTTGTTGCGCCGCATGGTAACGGAGAATTGTTTGCCTATCTTACCGACTTGAAGGGCAGCTTTCAGCTTTATCATGATGCGAACGATCTTCCGACCGTTTATGCTCCTATCTGGGGATTCTGTAATTCGAATGACCCGAGATGGATGAATACGATGGAGTTTGCTTTTTCGAAGGAGAATAAGGGAGGCTTTTACGAAGGTGAATATGGCGGACTCGGTTCCGTCCATACCCCTCACCCTTGGCCGCTCGGAGATGGGCAGGAGCTTCTGTACAGCCTGCAGATCGGGGACGAACAACGTCACCAAAAAGTCCGGAGTAAATTGGCGGAGATTGTTCAGTGGGACGGACTTTTACCTGAAGCGGTAAACGGACATACGGGTAAAGTGGAATCAAGGCATTGGTTTTCCTGGCCGGGTGCTTTTATTTCTTCTGTATTGCTGCGCTCAATGTAA
- a CDS encoding zeta toxin family protein, producing the protein MNKSATMMYVFAGNNGSGKSTIRNLIVDRLGISVNIDPDALARGIDADHPDRRKVSAGKEAIKLARECISRKWDFSVETTLAGGNVIRLMKDARANGFEIMMFYVGLGDVRLNIERVAARVRNGGHDIPTEDIIRRHTTSLQNLLSNLHLIDHLFVVDNSEANGEIVLEAEREVVKFQVDQLPLWVETIKKHLQS; encoded by the coding sequence ATGAATAAATCGGCTACAATGATGTATGTATTTGCTGGGAATAATGGCAGCGGGAAAAGCACGATCCGAAATCTGATTGTAGACAGGCTTGGCATCAGCGTCAACATTGATCCAGATGCCTTGGCTCGAGGTATTGATGCCGACCACCCGGATCGACGTAAAGTATCTGCGGGAAAAGAAGCAATCAAACTTGCCAGGGAGTGTATTTCCCGTAAGTGGGACTTTTCAGTAGAAACAACACTGGCTGGCGGCAACGTAATCAGGCTTATGAAAGATGCAAGGGCGAACGGTTTTGAGATAATGATGTTCTACGTAGGACTGGGTGATGTAAGACTGAATATCGAGCGGGTTGCCGCAAGGGTCCGCAATGGCGGTCACGATATCCCTACTGAAGACATCATAAGAAGGCATACAACATCCTTGCAAAATCTACTCTCCAACTTACACCTTATTGATCACTTATTTGTTGTTGATAATAGTGAGGCAAACGGGGAAATTGTGCTGGAGGCAGAACGTGAAGTGGTTAAATTTCAGGTTGACCAGCTTCCGCTTTGGGTTGAAACTATCAAAAAACATTTACAAAGCTGA
- a CDS encoding oxidoreductase — MSKVWLITGSSRGFGRSLAEAVLAQGDQLVATARKPEQLEDLVDRYGEQIHTMELDVTNMLQAEAAVQAAVATFGRLDVLVNNAGYGNISAIEETTMEDFRSQIETNFWGVVQVTKAALPILRKQRSGHIFQFSSIGGRSSVPGLGPYQAAKWAVEGFSEVLAKEVNPLGIKVTLIEPGGFRTDWAGSSMEHVIPSEDYKNTVGLLLKYVRESSGNQPGDPSKAAQAILTIADEAYPPLRLLLGSDAVQIAKQVDQDRLIETLRWEKLSVSTDFHNNDLDDEISRLMNLD; from the coding sequence ATGTCTAAAGTATGGCTTATAACCGGTAGTTCACGCGGCTTCGGCCGCAGTCTAGCTGAAGCTGTTCTAGCTCAAGGTGATCAATTGGTCGCTACTGCACGCAAGCCTGAGCAGCTCGAAGACCTTGTAGATCGTTACGGAGAGCAAATCCATACGATGGAATTAGATGTAACCAATATGCTGCAGGCAGAAGCAGCTGTTCAAGCGGCTGTGGCTACATTTGGCAGACTGGATGTATTGGTTAACAATGCAGGGTATGGAAATATCTCAGCTATCGAAGAGACTACTATGGAAGATTTTCGTTCTCAAATCGAGACGAACTTTTGGGGAGTCGTGCAAGTTACGAAAGCAGCATTGCCTATTTTACGCAAACAAAGATCGGGCCACATTTTTCAGTTTTCTTCGATTGGCGGACGATCAAGTGTCCCTGGTTTGGGTCCGTACCAAGCAGCAAAATGGGCCGTGGAAGGATTCTCCGAGGTATTGGCCAAGGAAGTTAATCCGTTAGGGATAAAGGTAACGTTAATCGAACCGGGTGGATTCCGTACGGATTGGGCAGGGTCATCCATGGAGCATGTTATACCAAGCGAAGATTATAAAAACACTGTGGGTTTATTATTGAAATATGTTCGGGAATCCAGCGGCAATCAGCCTGGAGACCCGTCGAAAGCAGCTCAAGCTATTCTTACGATTGCTGATGAAGCGTACCCTCCATTGCGTCTTTTACTTGGCAGCGATGCAGTCCAAATCGCTAAACAAGTGGATCAAGATAGGCTTATCGAAACCTTACGTTGGGAAAAATTAAGTGTATCTACCGATTTTCATAATAATGACTTGGACGATGAAATTTCGAGGTTAATGAATCTTGATTAA